Part of the Solanum pennellii chromosome 10, SPENNV200 genome is shown below.
AAGCATTCGGAAAGCTACTGCACTCTCTTCCAACCCAACTTCTTTATATGCTTTTAGAAGTCTATTGCAGCTGGAACGATCAAAAGCTGTCGCTGCAGAAAGCTTCCACTGATCGATAATTTCTCCAGCTTCCTTCATATGCCCAAGCATGAGATATGATGAAAGTATGCAGACATAATTTCTGCTCGTCATTTTTTGATTAGTCATCCGCAAGGATTTCCAAATTTGATCAAGCTTTTCTTTATTTCCCAATGCACCATAGAGAATAATAAGGAAGTCATATGATATCCATTCTCTTTGTGTGATACCCTTCTCAGATTCAACTACAGAGTTCAACCCTGAGTTTACAAGGTTACCTGAGGTGATGTATATGTTAACAAGGTTCATGTATCTTATCCACTGTTCACCTGAGTCAGAGCCCCGACTTATTTCATCAAGAATCCGTCTAACCTCGTCAATGTTTAGAGCTGCAGCACATGAACTTACCCACAGATTGTAAGTAAATAGGTCTGGTGCAACCTTTTGAAGTTTCATCTCCTCAACAATAAGAGGTACTTTCTCGAGCTGTCCAACAGACATGTACAAagtcatcatttcattatacgTGACAGTATTTAGAGAAAGATTTGCTTCTTTCATTCTCTCATAGAGGTCTTCAGCCTTCTCAGTTAGTCTCAAACTAGCATAGGAATGGAG
Proteins encoded:
- the LOC107032150 gene encoding pentatricopeptide repeat-containing protein At5g09450, mitochondrial, whose product is MAARSIFLKLTRNARGREKSLFRSFTTTTEVVYEDSPNSSEEERGEIPDDLKSRIFSLRLPKRSATNVLQRWVGEGRLISISDLRHISKELRKSRRFKHALEISEWLVYHNQDEALDSDYAIRIDLMTKIFGIDSAERYFEGLPTTVKTTETCTALLHSYASLRLTEKAEDLYERMKEANLSLNTVTYNEMMTLYMSVGQLEKVPLIVEEMKLQKVAPDLFTYNLWVSSCAAALNIDEVRRILDEISRGSDSGEQWIRYMNLVNIYITSGNLVNSGLNSVVESEKGITQREWISYDFLIILYGALGNKEKLDQIWKSLRMTNQKMTSRNYVCILSSYLMLGHMKEAGEIIDQWKLSAATAFDRSSCNRLLKAYKEVGLEESAVAFRMLLIQKGCDEIEES